One part of the Acidobacteriota bacterium genome encodes these proteins:
- a CDS encoding UvrD-helicase domain-containing protein, which yields MSFLDDLNPQQREAVETTDGPVLILAGAGSGKTRVITFRIAYLIEHHGVMPESILAMTFTNKAASEMAERVEKLVGQRSVAKPVISTFHSFCVRVLRRDIEALRIPSAVPGQPPIGLTKNFVIYDESDQQQVVKGIMRRIGLDDKQLTPRTVLSRISWAKNHMLNPQEIYLESADPKMERVAHIYEEYRKELLKANAMDFDDLLLEAMRLLKSVAAVREYYNRRFQYILVDEYQDTNRPQYEMMRLLAGERHNICAVGDEDQSIYSWRGADIRNILEFERDFPEAKIVRLEQNYRSTQNILQAASAVVSNNVRRKGKNLWTSRQGGSKIGYYEAPDGENEALFAADAISRYVRESAERAEDARAAVLYRTNSQSRLFEEALRRYGLKYHVVGGFSFYDRAEIKDLNSYLKVILNPDDSISLLRVINTPARGLGKTTIETIERLALETGLSLWGAIGQAIERQLLPGRALLAIKAFRDLIEDGRAMLAGTYADRLKESSAAEDRRDAGVPAVSERASLPVPRMEAEEVSDAPDTDFDPSNFSFDFGPDIVEDADLDSSVAFPAGQDDVPVNFGETKGGEADTAVEGFRAPGEAATTAELLKFLIDRTGYIKQLEDEDTPEAYSRIENLRELVNAAMDSRDRGETLDQFLDHAALVSDADQYDERAQITLMTLHAAKGLEFPLVVLAGMEEGLFPHSRTLNEPDQMEEERRLCYVGMTRAMDTLVLSRAVYRRRYGTDMPEASIPSRFLDEVPVELVEEMGGRKKSSGSGASSSRAGAPAPHSRSYSQETESVHYSYEDEDQSASWNPARVKPKSAAPVRNYNSIDNIAEFFSSRGKKFNIPRLPVEESSGKRGFRPGQKVKHPKYGEGTVYQREGDGEDAKITVQFPRFGLKKLVEKYAQLQKA from the coding sequence GTGTGGAGAAACTGGTCGGGCAGCGCAGCGTGGCGAAGCCGGTCATTTCCACGTTTCACTCGTTCTGTGTACGCGTGCTGCGGAGAGATATCGAAGCTCTGCGGATTCCGTCGGCGGTGCCGGGGCAGCCGCCCATCGGGCTTACCAAGAATTTCGTGATTTACGACGAGAGCGATCAGCAACAGGTTGTGAAGGGCATCATGCGGCGGATCGGGTTGGACGATAAGCAACTCACGCCGCGCACAGTGCTCTCGCGAATATCCTGGGCCAAGAACCACATGCTCAACCCGCAGGAAATTTATCTGGAATCGGCCGATCCCAAGATGGAACGGGTCGCCCACATCTACGAGGAATATCGCAAAGAACTGCTCAAGGCGAACGCGATGGACTTCGACGATCTGCTGCTCGAAGCCATGCGCCTGCTGAAATCGGTGGCGGCGGTTCGCGAATATTACAACCGGCGTTTTCAATACATCCTGGTGGACGAGTATCAGGATACGAACCGTCCGCAATACGAAATGATGCGGCTGCTGGCGGGCGAGCGGCACAACATCTGCGCGGTCGGCGATGAAGATCAATCGATTTATTCGTGGCGAGGCGCGGACATCCGTAACATTCTCGAGTTCGAGCGGGATTTTCCGGAAGCGAAGATCGTGCGGCTGGAGCAGAACTATCGTTCGACGCAGAACATTTTGCAGGCTGCATCGGCGGTGGTGTCGAACAACGTCCGGCGCAAAGGGAAGAATCTTTGGACTTCGCGGCAAGGCGGTTCGAAGATCGGCTACTACGAAGCTCCCGACGGGGAGAACGAAGCGCTCTTTGCTGCTGATGCGATCAGCCGTTACGTGCGCGAGTCAGCGGAGCGGGCTGAGGATGCTCGCGCAGCGGTGCTCTATCGAACAAATTCGCAGTCGCGTTTGTTTGAAGAAGCGCTGCGGCGCTACGGGCTGAAGTATCACGTGGTCGGCGGATTTTCTTTCTACGACAGGGCTGAGATCAAAGACCTGAACTCGTATTTGAAAGTCATCCTGAATCCCGATGATTCGATCTCCCTGTTGCGCGTGATTAATACGCCCGCGCGTGGTCTCGGCAAGACGACCATCGAGACGATCGAGCGGTTGGCGCTGGAGACGGGATTGTCCCTGTGGGGTGCGATTGGGCAGGCGATCGAACGCCAATTGCTGCCGGGACGAGCCCTGCTCGCGATCAAGGCATTTCGCGACCTGATCGAAGATGGACGTGCGATGCTGGCGGGCACGTATGCCGATCGACTGAAAGAGAGCAGTGCAGCGGAGGACCGTCGTGACGCGGGGGTTCCGGCGGTAAGTGAGCGAGCGTCGTTGCCAGTTCCACGTATGGAAGCGGAGGAAGTCTCGGACGCGCCCGACACCGACTTCGATCCCAGCAACTTCAGCTTCGATTTTGGACCAGATATCGTCGAGGACGCGGATCTGGACAGCAGCGTCGCGTTTCCCGCCGGGCAAGACGACGTTCCTGTAAACTTCGGCGAAACTAAGGGCGGCGAGGCAGATACAGCCGTGGAGGGTTTTCGCGCACCGGGCGAGGCTGCGACCACCGCGGAACTACTCAAGTTCCTGATCGACCGCACCGGCTACATCAAGCAACTCGAGGACGAAGATACGCCCGAAGCCTATTCGCGGATTGAAAACCTCCGCGAACTGGTCAATGCAGCCATGGATTCCCGCGATCGTGGAGAGACTCTCGACCAGTTCCTCGACCATGCTGCGCTCGTCAGTGACGCTGATCAATATGACGAGCGTGCGCAGATCACACTCATGACGCTGCATGCCGCCAAAGGGTTGGAGTTTCCGCTGGTGGTGCTGGCCGGGATGGAGGAAGGTCTTTTTCCGCATTCGCGGACGTTGAACGAGCCCGACCAGATGGAAGAGGAACGGCGGCTTTGTTATGTCGGAATGACGCGCGCAATGGATACGCTGGTCTTATCGCGAGCTGTTTATCGTCGCCGTTATGGTACCGACATGCCGGAAGCGAGCATCCCTTCGCGATTCCTGGACGAAGTGCCGGTGGAATTGGTGGAAGAGATGGGCGGTAGGAAGAAGTCTTCAGGCTCCGGGGCCAGCAGTTCGCGGGCGGGGGCGCCCGCGCCACATTCCCGCTCTTATTCCCAGGAGACAGAGTCGGTACACTATTCGTACGAAGACGAGGATCAGAGTGCGAGTTGGAATCCGGCGCGGGTGAAGCCGAAATCTGCGGCGCCGGTGCGAAACTACAACTCTATCGACAATATTGCGGAGTTCTTTTCGTCGCGCGGGAAGAAGTTCAATATCCCGAGACTGCCCGTCGAAGAGTCCTCCGGCAAGCGCGGCTTTCGCCCTGGACAGAAGGTGAAGCACCCGAAATACGGCGAAGGAACGGTCTATCAGCGCGAAGGGGATGGGGAAGATGCCAAGATTACGGTACAATTCCCTCGCTTCGGTTTGAAGAAGCTGGTGGAGAAGTACGCGCAGTTGCAGAAGGCATAG
- a CDS encoding amino acid permease, translated as MLCCKSIDKLISDSEHPETRLSKTLGPWSLTALGIGAIIGSGIFVLTGTAAAGEYFQAPSILHAQALDLIVNFLHKGTFAGALMHGRPPAGPSIAISFFLVAIACSFAGLCYAELASMIPIAGSAYTYSYATLGEIFAWIIGWDLILEYVVSNVAVAVGFAGYTKAQFAAFGLTLPDKWASPVWAGGQWTGAYFNMPGFLIVFILTLLLVRGVKESASTNNIMVMVKIGAILTFMVVGSMLVKPANWTPFAPSGFAGIVTGGAIVFFTYIGFDSVSTAAEESRNPQKDLPFGIIMSLIVCTLLYVGVAVVLLGMMKYTTFVSGAAAEAPVAYAMKYLGVHPFFRSVIVIGALTGMISSLLVFQYGQARIWYAMSRDGLLPKLFSAVHPKYKTPHWSTWIACFAVGIPAGLVDIGDAADLANIGTLFAFVLVSIGVIFLRHRQPDRKRAFRVPFVPWFPLISVVLCGGLMLGLTLITWLRFVIWLALGLLIYVFYSRHHSEFCKTK; from the coding sequence TTGCTTTGCTGCAAGTCCATCGACAAACTGATTTCGGATTCGGAACATCCGGAGACCCGCCTCAGCAAAACGCTGGGGCCGTGGTCGCTGACTGCACTCGGCATTGGGGCCATCATCGGTTCGGGGATCTTTGTTCTCACGGGAACGGCGGCCGCGGGAGAATATTTTCAGGCTCCTTCCATCCTGCACGCGCAGGCGCTCGACCTTATCGTGAACTTCCTGCACAAAGGTACCTTTGCGGGGGCGCTCATGCATGGCCGTCCGCCGGCTGGGCCGTCGATTGCCATTTCGTTTTTCCTGGTGGCGATCGCCTGTAGTTTTGCCGGCCTGTGCTACGCGGAACTCGCATCGATGATTCCGATCGCGGGAAGCGCGTACACGTATTCTTATGCAACCCTCGGTGAAATATTTGCCTGGATCATCGGCTGGGATCTGATTCTGGAATACGTAGTCAGCAACGTGGCGGTGGCGGTCGGTTTCGCCGGATATACCAAGGCACAATTTGCAGCTTTCGGTCTGACCTTGCCCGACAAGTGGGCAAGTCCCGTATGGGCTGGAGGGCAGTGGACCGGCGCGTATTTCAACATGCCGGGCTTCCTGATTGTTTTCATTCTCACGCTGCTGCTGGTGCGCGGAGTGAAAGAATCTGCTTCCACCAACAACATCATGGTGATGGTGAAGATCGGGGCCATCCTCACCTTTATGGTCGTCGGCAGCATGCTCGTGAAGCCAGCCAACTGGACTCCGTTTGCGCCTTCGGGCTTTGCAGGAATCGTTACCGGCGGCGCGATTGTTTTCTTTACCTACATCGGGTTCGATTCGGTGTCGACGGCGGCGGAAGAGTCGCGTAATCCGCAAAAAGACTTACCGTTCGGCATCATCATGTCGCTGATCGTTTGCACGCTGTTGTATGTCGGCGTCGCGGTGGTGCTGCTGGGCATGATGAAGTACACGACATTCGTTTCCGGAGCGGCTGCGGAAGCACCGGTTGCCTATGCGATGAAGTATCTTGGCGTGCATCCATTCTTCCGGTCAGTGATTGTGATTGGAGCGCTGACGGGGATGATCTCGTCGCTGCTGGTTTTTCAATACGGCCAGGCGCGCATCTGGTACGCAATGTCACGCGACGGATTGTTGCCCAAGTTGTTCTCGGCTGTTCACCCGAAATACAAGACTCCGCACTGGTCAACATGGATTGCCTGTTTTGCGGTCGGCATTCCCGCTGGCCTCGTGGATATCGGTGACGCCGCCGATCTTGCTAATATCGGAACCCTGTTCGCCTTCGTGCTGGTTTCAATCGGCGTCATTTTCCTGCGGCACAGGCAGCCGGATCGAAAGCGAGCTTTCCGTGTGCCGTTTGTTCCCTGGTTTCCCCTGATCTCGGTCGTGTTGTGTGGTGGGCTGATGTTGGGCTTAACCTTGATAACCTGGTTGCGTTTCGTGATCTGGCTGGCGCTCGGACTGCTGATTTACGTTTTCTACAGCCGGCATCACAGCGAGTTCTGCAAGACAAAATAA